One window of the Streptomyces sp. ITFR-21 genome contains the following:
- a CDS encoding lipid II:glycine glycyltransferase FemX: MSLTLRTISREQHLAYIQSLPSASHCQVPAWADVKNEWRSENLGWFDDKSGQMVGAGLVLYRQLPKVKRYLAYLPEGPVINWYAPNLDDWLQPMLAHLKSQGAFTVKMGPPVIIRRWDATAIKTGIADPDVKRLRDVEATFIEPRAFEVAERLRRMGWQQGEDGGAGFGDVQPRYVYQVPLENRSLDDILKNFNQLWRRNIKKAEKAGVQVVQGGYDDLPVWQQLYEITAERDHFRPRPLSYFQRMWTKLNSEDPNRMRLYLAVHEGEAVAAATMLTVGRHVWYSYGASANHKREVRPSNAMQWRMLRDAYAMGASVYDLRGISDSLDENDHLFGLIQFKVGTGGQAAEYLGEWDFPLNKLLHKALDIYMSRR, from the coding sequence ATGAGCCTGACCCTGAGGACCATCAGCCGCGAGCAGCACCTGGCGTACATCCAGAGCCTGCCGTCGGCGAGCCACTGCCAGGTGCCGGCATGGGCTGATGTGAAAAACGAGTGGCGGTCGGAGAACCTCGGCTGGTTCGACGACAAGTCCGGCCAGATGGTCGGCGCCGGCCTCGTCCTCTACCGGCAGCTCCCCAAGGTCAAGCGGTACCTGGCGTACCTGCCCGAGGGCCCGGTCATCAACTGGTACGCGCCCAACCTCGACGACTGGCTCCAGCCGATGCTGGCCCACCTCAAGTCGCAGGGCGCCTTCACCGTGAAGATGGGCCCGCCGGTGATCATCCGCCGCTGGGACGCCACCGCGATCAAGACCGGTATCGCCGATCCGGACGTCAAGCGGCTGCGCGACGTGGAGGCGACCTTCATCGAGCCGCGCGCCTTCGAGGTGGCCGAGCGGCTGCGCCGGATGGGCTGGCAGCAGGGCGAGGACGGCGGCGCGGGCTTCGGCGACGTCCAGCCGCGCTACGTCTACCAGGTGCCGCTGGAGAACCGCTCACTGGACGACATCCTGAAGAACTTCAACCAGCTGTGGCGCCGCAACATCAAGAAGGCCGAGAAGGCCGGCGTCCAGGTGGTCCAGGGCGGCTACGACGACCTGCCGGTCTGGCAGCAGCTGTACGAGATCACCGCGGAGCGCGACCACTTCCGGCCGCGCCCGCTGTCGTACTTCCAGCGGATGTGGACCAAGCTCAACTCCGAGGACCCCAACCGGATGCGGCTCTACCTGGCGGTGCACGAGGGCGAGGCGGTCGCCGCGGCCACCATGCTGACCGTCGGCCGCCACGTCTGGTACTCCTACGGCGCCTCCGCCAACCACAAGCGCGAGGTGCGTCCGTCCAACGCGATGCAGTGGCGGATGCTGCGCGACGCGTACGCGATGGGCGCCAGCGTCTACGATCTGCGCGGCATCAGCGACTCCCTGGACGAGAACGACCACTTGTTCGGCCTGATCCAGTTCAAGGTGGGCACCGGCGGCCAGGCTGCCGAATACTTGGGCGAGTGGGATTTCCCGCTCAACAAGCTGCTCCACAAGGCACTCGACATCTACATGTCGCGCCGCTGA
- a CDS encoding MATE family efflux transporter, whose product MLSPVNPVVEPPEQQDPARLPGPVRGRHDREIIALALPAFGALVAEPLFVMVDSAVVGHLGTAELAGLGVSAALLTTAVNIFVFLAYATTSAVARRVGAGDLPAALRQGVDGVWLALLIGAAVIAGVLPAAPALVDFFGASGTAAPYATTYLRISSLGIPAMLVVLAATGVLRGLQDTRTPLYVAVGGFTANATLNAALVYGAGLGIAGSAWGTVITQNGMAAVYLTVVVRGIRRQTRQAPGRDSAGWWAVLRPDAAGIRAGARAGTPLLVRTVTLRAVLMIATAVAARLGDSQIAAHQITLTVWSLLAFALDAIAIAGQAVIGRSLGAGDTEGARAACRRMIEWGAACGVVLGLLVLAARPLVGPLYTADPAVRHALMAALLVVAAAQPVCGVVFVLDGVLMGAGDGPYLAWSMLVTLAVFAPAAFAVPALDWGLTALWWAMALMMVTRLAALWLRARSGRWIVVGAVR is encoded by the coding sequence ATGCTGTCCCCTGTGAACCCGGTCGTCGAACCCCCCGAGCAGCAGGACCCCGCCCGCCTCCCCGGACCGGTACGGGGCCGGCACGACCGGGAGATCATCGCCCTGGCGCTGCCCGCGTTCGGCGCGCTGGTCGCCGAACCGCTGTTCGTGATGGTGGACAGCGCGGTTGTCGGCCATCTCGGCACCGCTGAACTCGCCGGCCTCGGCGTCTCCGCCGCCCTGCTGACCACCGCGGTCAACATCTTCGTCTTCCTGGCCTATGCCACCACCTCGGCCGTCGCCCGCCGGGTCGGCGCGGGTGACCTGCCGGCGGCTCTGCGGCAGGGGGTGGACGGCGTCTGGCTCGCCCTGCTGATCGGCGCCGCGGTGATCGCCGGAGTGCTGCCCGCCGCGCCCGCCCTGGTGGACTTCTTCGGCGCCTCCGGCACGGCGGCGCCGTACGCCACCACCTATCTGCGGATCAGTTCGCTCGGCATCCCCGCGATGCTGGTGGTGCTCGCCGCCACCGGAGTACTACGCGGCCTCCAGGACACCCGCACACCGCTCTATGTGGCCGTCGGCGGCTTCACCGCCAACGCCACCCTCAACGCCGCCCTCGTCTACGGCGCCGGGCTCGGCATCGCGGGTTCCGCGTGGGGCACGGTCATCACCCAGAACGGCATGGCCGCGGTCTACCTCACGGTGGTGGTACGCGGGATCCGTCGGCAGACCCGGCAGGCGCCGGGACGTGACAGCGCCGGCTGGTGGGCCGTGCTGCGCCCGGACGCCGCCGGCATCCGCGCCGGTGCCCGCGCCGGCACCCCCCTGCTGGTGCGTACGGTCACCCTGCGCGCGGTACTGATGATCGCCACCGCCGTGGCCGCCCGGCTCGGCGACAGCCAGATAGCGGCCCACCAGATCACCCTCACCGTCTGGTCGCTGCTGGCCTTCGCGCTGGACGCCATCGCCATCGCCGGGCAGGCCGTCATCGGCCGCTCTCTGGGCGCGGGCGATACCGAAGGTGCGCGGGCCGCCTGCCGCCGGATGATCGAGTGGGGGGCGGCCTGCGGGGTCGTCCTGGGACTGCTGGTGCTGGCGGCCCGGCCGCTGGTCGGGCCGCTGTACACCGCCGATCCGGCAGTACGGCATGCGCTCATGGCCGCGCTGCTGGTGGTGGCTGCGGCGCAACCGGTGTGCGGGGTGGTCTTCGTCCTGGACGGGGTGCTCATGGGCGCCGGGGACGGACCGTACCTCGCCTGGTCGATGCTGGTGACGCTGGCGGTCTTCGCCCCCGCGGCGTTCGCCGTGCCGGCCCTCGACTGGGGTCTGACGGCCCTGTGGTGGGCGATGGCGCTGATGATGGTCACCCGGCTCGCCGCCCTCTGGTTGCGGGCCCGTTCGGGCCGTTGGATCGTCGTCGGCGCGGTCCGCTGA
- the rpsF gene encoding 30S ribosomal protein S6 gives MRHYELMLILDPDLEERAVSPLIESFLSVVRTGGGNVEKVDTWGRRRLAYEINKKPEGIYSVVDLKATPEVVKELDRQLNLNESVLRTKVLRPELH, from the coding sequence ATGCGTCACTACGAGCTCATGCTCATTCTCGACCCCGATCTTGAGGAGCGCGCTGTCTCCCCGCTGATCGAGTCCTTCCTCTCCGTCGTCCGCACCGGTGGCGGCAACGTGGAGAAGGTCGACACCTGGGGCCGTCGCCGTCTCGCCTACGAGATCAACAAGAAGCCCGAGGGCATCTACTCGGTCGTCGACCTCAAGGCCACGCCCGAGGTCGTCAAGGAGCTCGACCGTCAGCTCAACCTGAACGAGTCGGTGCTGCGGACCAAGGTCCTCCGTCCGGAACTGCACTAG
- the rpsR gene encoding 30S ribosomal protein S18: MAKPPPRKPKKKVCAFCKDKTVYVDYKDTNLLRKFISDRGKIRARRVTGNCTQHQRDVATAVKNSREMALLPYTSTAR; the protein is encoded by the coding sequence ATGGCGAAGCCGCCTCCGCGCAAGCCGAAGAAGAAGGTCTGCGCGTTCTGCAAGGACAAGACCGTGTACGTGGACTACAAGGACACGAACCTGCTGCGGAAGTTCATTTCCGACCGCGGCAAGATCCGTGCCCGCCGCGTCACCGGCAACTGCACCCAGCACCAGCGTGACGTCGCGACGGCAGTCAAGAACAGCCGCGAGATGGCACTGCTGCCGTATACGTCGACCGCTCGATAA
- a CDS encoding single-stranded DNA-binding protein, whose amino-acid sequence MAGETVITVVGNLVDDPELRFTPSGAAVAKFRVASTPRTFDRQTNEWKDGESLFLTCSVWRQAAENVAESLQRGMRVIVQGRLKQRSYEDREGVKRTVYELDVDEVGASLRSATAKVTKTSGGSRSGQPGGYGGGAPAGGQGGGSWGGQGGGAPVDDPWATSAPAGGGQAGGGAPGGGWGGGSGSSGGGYSDEPPF is encoded by the coding sequence ATGGCAGGCGAGACCGTCATCACGGTCGTCGGCAATCTCGTCGACGACCCCGAGCTGCGCTTCACCCCGTCCGGTGCGGCGGTCGCGAAGTTCCGCGTCGCGTCCACTCCCCGCACCTTCGACCGGCAGACCAACGAGTGGAAGGACGGCGAGAGCCTGTTCCTGACCTGCTCGGTCTGGCGGCAGGCGGCTGAGAACGTCGCCGAGTCGCTCCAGCGCGGCATGCGCGTCATCGTGCAGGGCCGCCTGAAGCAGCGGTCGTACGAGGACCGTGAGGGCGTCAAGCGGACGGTCTACGAACTGGACGTCGACGAGGTCGGCGCCAGCCTGCGGAGCGCGACCGCCAAGGTCACCAAGACCAGCGGCGGCAGCCGCAGCGGTCAGCCGGGTGGCTACGGCGGTGGCGCACCGGCCGGTGGCCAGGGCGGTGGCTCCTGGGGTGGCCAGGGCGGCGGCGCTCCCGTCGACGACCCCTGGGCGACCAGCGCACCGGCCGGCGGCGGCCAGGCGGGCGGCGGCGCGCCCGGTGGCGGCTGGGGCGGCGGCTCCGGTTCCTCCGGCGGCGGCTACTCGGACGAGCCGCCCTTCTAG
- the rplI gene encoding 50S ribosomal protein L9, giving the protein MSKIILTNEVSGLGAAGDIVDVKPGYARNYLIPRGFAIAWTKGGEKDVEQIRRARRIREIHSLEDANAVKAQLQSVKVKLSTRAGDTGRLFGSITPADIATAIKAAGGPVVDKRRVEVAAPIKTLGAHKVSVRLHPEVAVVVDLEIVAA; this is encoded by the coding sequence ATGTCCAAGATCATCCTTACCAACGAGGTCAGCGGCCTGGGTGCCGCGGGCGACATCGTCGACGTCAAGCCGGGCTACGCCCGTAACTACCTGATCCCGCGGGGCTTCGCCATCGCGTGGACCAAGGGTGGCGAGAAGGACGTCGAGCAGATCCGCCGCGCCCGTCGTATCCGCGAGATCCACTCGCTGGAGGACGCGAACGCCGTCAAGGCCCAGCTGCAGTCCGTCAAGGTCAAGCTGAGCACCAGGGCCGGCGACACCGGCCGCCTCTTCGGGTCCATCACCCCCGCCGACATCGCCACGGCGATCAAGGCCGCGGGCGGTCCCGTGGTGGACAAGCGCCGGGTCGAGGTCGCCGCGCCGATCAAGACGCTCGGCGCGCACAAGGTCTCGGTGCGGCTGCACCCCGAGGTCGCGGTTGTGGTCGACCTGGAGATCGTGGCCGCGTAG